tttttgttttctttaaataaccACATGTCCTAAATGTACATTTTTTGTCAAGCTTTGCAAGTTATTTCATATAGATATTTAATACTTAAGTTATTGTGTGTTTTCCTGGTAAGTATACAGATTTTCAAGGATTACTTTTTTGTATTACCAAAAAACACATTTGaacttagcattaaaaaaaaaattagcaactttcaagtatgcaAAACAGTTTTATTAATTAGAATCACCATACCGTACACTGGCgtacatcactttgccaacaaaggtccgtgtagtcaaagctatggtttttccagtagtcatgtgtggatgtgaaaggtgaaccataaagaaggctgagtgctgaagaactgaagctttcgaactgtggtgctggagaagacccttgagaggcccttggacagcaaggagatcaaaccagtcaatcctaaaggaaatcaaccctgaatattcagtggaaggactgatgctgaagctgaaactccagtgttttggccACTTGGGGAAGGTGAACAGCTGAcacactggagaagaccctgattctgggaaagactgagggcaggatgggatggttggatggcatcaccatctcaatggacatgaacttgagcaaactctgagagatagtgaaggacagggaagcctgacgtgctgcagtctatgggattgcaaagagttggatatgacttagcaactgaacaacaacagcaaaattggtggtgatggtgtagttgctaagtagtgtccaactctttgcaaccccatggctgtagcctcctctgtccatgagatttgccAGTCAAGAATAAAggaatgaattgccatttccttctccatgagatcttcctgacccagggatcaaacctgcatcttctgtgtctcctgcttggcaggcagattctttaccactgagccacctgggaagcccatcccacaacttatttatcttataactagaagtCTCTACCTTTTTACCAGCATCTCCCCATTTCCAGGGAaactgcctggtggctcagccaggaAAGGATCCACTTGAAATGTGGAAGACctacgttcaatccctgggtcaggaagatcccctggagaaggaaatggcaacccgctccagtgttcttggaaaatcccatggacagagaagcctggcaggctatagcccatggggtcacaaagagtcagacacaactgagtgactttcaccccATTTCCTCCACCCCTTCAGCCCCTGGTAATCACCATTCTACTGTTTCTGCATGTTCAGCTTTTTAGATTACaaatacaagtgatatcatacagtacacacacattatctcacacccttatccattcatccattgacagacacttaggttatttccatatcttggttgttgtgaataatgcttctatgaacatggCAATGCAGACATTTTCAAGATCCcgatttcatttctcttgggtatatacccagaaaagGGATGGCTGGATCATTTCTAATTTCTTAAGGAATgcccaaactgttttccatagtggttatgCCAAttcacatttccaccaacagcacacaaggattcccttttcttcacatcctcaccaacactaaTTATCTCTTATCTTTCTGGTGTAAGGTCATATCctcttgtgattttgatttgcatttccctgatgattactaatgttaagcatctttttatgtacctGTTGGTTATTTGTATGTCTTGttgggaaaaaatgtctattttgttcctctgttcatttttaatcatatatatatatgtattatatatgtatatatatatgtatatatatatatatatatatatatatagtaattagGTTGTATGAATTCCTTATATAGTTTACATTTTAACCcctatcagatacatgatttgaaaagattttttcccattctgtatgttgtcttttcactttgttgatcatttctttttctatgcaaaaactttttagtttgatggtctcatatatttacttttatttggtTGCTTATGATCTaggtttcatattttaaaaatcactgccaTGACCCATATAAAAAggtttttcctatattttcttcttgcagttttattatttcaggttttatgtttaagtctttaatctactTCGAGTTAATTTTTGAGTGGTGTAAAAtaagggtccagtttcattcttctgcatgagAGTATCCACTTTTCCCAAAACTATTTATCGAAGAGATCTTCCTTTCCCTATTGCGTAttcttggctcccttgtcaaatattaaCTGATTGAGTATGTGAGGATTTGTTTCTGGGCTCCTGATACTGTTCCATTGGTCTAGGtgtctattatttttaatatttatttatgtatttcgctgtgtcaggtcttagttgtgtgGAGGTTCAGTAATTGTGACACACAGGCCCAGCTGCCCCAAGGCATGAAGGatctgttccccaaccagggatcaaacccatggcccctgcattgcagggcagattcccaaccactggaccacgggggAAGCGCCCTCGGTGTCTATTTTTGTACCAACATCATACTTTTTATTATAACAGCTCTGAGTATAGTTTGAAATTACGAAGTGTGATggctccaactttgttcttctttttcaggattactttggctatttggaatCTTTTGTGATTCAATTCAAATTTTTAGGATTatcctatttctgtgaaaaaatttcattaaaatttttatagggTTTACATTAAATCAATAGATGACTTTGGATTAACATTTTaccaatattaatttttctaatatttagtattagaatattttcagacctgttcagtcgctcagtcatatccgcctctttgcgactccatgcatcacagcacaccaggcctccctgtccatcaccaactcctggagtttactcaaactcatgtccattgagtcagagatgccatccaaccatctcatcctctgtcgtccccttctcctcctgcccccaatccctcccagcatcagggtcttttccagtgagacaatgcttcgcatgaggtggccaaagtattggagtttcagcttcagcatcagttcttccagtgaacacccaggactgatctcctttaggatggactggttgaatattttagatattatcttaaatatttatttaacataaaataatttctctaatatttgaaaaaatctttccattttttgtgtgtcttccttttgttcattaaagtattttatttttcagtgtataGATCTCTCATCTTGGTTAAAATTATCCcgaagtattaatattttattgcttttgatgATATTGTGAGCTtggtctctttatttttttttttttatttctttttaagatgtATGGCTGTTGGTGGACACAAATGTAACTCGTTTCTGTATGTTGGTTTTTTATGCTGCAACTATACTAATTAGTTCATTAATTAGTTCCAACAGTTTTTTTGGTGgaatctttagaattttccatatttAAGGTTATACCATctgcaaacaaaaataatttcacttcTCCCTTTCTGGTGTGAataccttctatttctttttcttgcctgattgtaCTAGTTAGAACTTCTAGTCCTGTGCTGAATAGGTGTCATGAGTTTGGGTACTCATGTCttgtcttagaggaaaagctttcaaccTTTCATAATTGAGTATaatgttggctgtgggtttgtcatgcaTGATCTTATGTTAAGATACATTTTTCTATAGCCAatttattgagtgtttttatcataaaaggatgttgcATTTTGTCTCATGCTATTTCTACATCAAGATagttatatgatttttatctttcatcctGTAATGTGGTGGGTTTGATTTATGtttgttgaaccatccttgcatacCAGGAATAATCCCGTAGCATAAGAGACTCAATGTGTTGAATTTGGACTGAATTTGGTTTACTGATGTttggttgagaatttttgcatctatgctcatcagggatattggtctgtaattttcttttcttgtagtgtccttGTCTGTCTCTGGTATCAGCATATTGCTGGCCTTACAAAATGAATTTAGGAGTGTTTCcacctcttcagttttttggaagagattgagaaggactgatgttaattagtctttaaatgtttggtagtactctccagtgaaaccatctggtctgGGCTTTATGTATTGGGAGGCTTTGAATTACTAAGTCAATCACCTTACTAGTTGTagatctgttcagattttctgtttcttcataatTGTCATGATAGTATCTATGTTGCTAGAAGTTTATCTATTTATTCTAGGTTACCCAATTTGTCGGCATATGATTATTCTTCTCTTTCCCAAGTCAGTTCATAGAGTCTGGAAGAGGGAACTGCAGTGTCCAGAAAGTCTGGGGGAGCAGGGGGCTCaccctgttctttttttcctggccTGTTGAGAGGAACTCTTTCTAGCTGGCCAGTTCCCTCTTGGTGGTCAGCTGTGCTGGCTTAATGGAGGGAATGATGCAGGCAAAATTAAGCTGTCTCTCCTCCCCCTTATGGGGTTATTCTCAGGGCTTTTGTTCCACTGTGTTGCTAAAATTTCTGAAGTGAAGTCCAGGGCTCTCCTTGTTCATGCAGTCTCTTTCTGGGGGTTTGGCTGGGGGATGCAGGGAGCCTGTGGATGGAGTCTCCTACATCACCATTTGGGCCTACAATTCCTGCTCTCAACTCCTCTGCTAATTACTGGTGCTCAAATATTTGCTATCATGTTTGATAATGACTGACTCGAGACTTTTTCCCTGGAacatttagaaaaacaacaaTTACCAAAAGTTATGATAGTAGGGGAAAGACTTTCTACAAAGCCACATTCTGACCTTTATATAACGTTTCTGTAGTGGGCAATCATgggatatatataattttataaattgtcTTTCCTACTTAACATGATGCTTATCTATGTTGCCTTCCTATTTTTCTATGCTATTTTCTTATCTTCCTGATTACCATTTTAATGATTTATGCAATAGACCAAGTACTTGGTTTATTTAATTATTCTCATATTATGGCCCACTTGGGCTGCTACAGTATTTTGCTTTACATATAGTACTGCCGTGAACACCAAAAGAATTTCGTAAGGTTCAGTGACATCATGGTTCTCACTTTCATCTGACAACAACCAGTTAAAAAGCCAAAATGCTAATTTGTAACCTGTCTCTTTTACATTCAGCAGAATTTAAAGCAAATTAGGCAATAAAGGTTTTTGAAAATTGTctagaaataaataatatctagattatttctttttgttacaGAATGCTTCTTTTTCTGGATTTTCAGAATGATGGAAGAatttagaattttgttgttgttactgaccAAAATAAAAGATGCCCAGGGAATTTATTAAATACAAgtaaacaaacattttatttttctaatgtacTAATCCAGTGGAATCTTtccctcttttaaaatgtttcaatatacattgtgtgttagtcgcttggatgtgtccaactctgcaatcccatggactgtagcccgccaggctcctctgtccatggaattctccaggcaagaatattggagtgggtttccatttcctcctccaggggatcttcctgatccagggttgtattttataataaatgcttGATAAATGAAATTCTTAGCTTCTTAGTAGTATCTTCAAAGTGGTAGCAGAAATAATGATACTTAAAAATGGAAGATTACGTACTTCTTTATAACATTCTCAACACAGTAGCAAGAAAGTTTTCAAAACTATTGAGGGGGGCAGTAGGAGCAGCTTCTTGGAGAAGGAGAGACAAATGCCAAAGAGAATGGAAACTCCTCTCCAATGAGTGGGCCGTTTGGGGTGTTCTCGACCATCTCTACTGCTGTTCAGAGCACAGGAAAGAGTGTTATCAGTGGGGGTTTGGATGCCTTAGAATtcattggaaaaaagacaatGGATGTAATAGCAGAAGGGGATCCTGGATTTAAAAGAACCAAGGGTCTGATGAACCGGACTTCCACACTGTCTCAGGTTTTAcgagaggcaaaggagaaagaagaactaTGGACTTCCAATGAGGTTACCATGGAAACAGACAAGAAAACTCATTATGGGCTACTCTTTGATGAATTTCAAGGCCTTTCACATCTAGAAGCTCTGGAGATGCTCTCTCGAGAAAGTGAAATAAAGGTGAAATCTATTCTTAATTCTCTAAGTGGAGAAGAATTAGAGACTCTAAAACTTGAATTGGAGCAACTCAAAGAAGCATTTTCCCTAGCAGAGTTCtgtgaagaagaggaggaagagaagaaaggggatGAAGACTTTACCAAAGAGATAACAGAGCTATTTTCCCAGCTGCATGTCTCCTCCAAACCAGAGAAACTTGCCAGGGCAAGAAATACAGCCTATGAGTGGATCAGGACATCTCTGGCCAAACCgttggaagagaaggaagaaggagaaagacagtTGGAAGCAGAAAGCACTGAGCAGATCAATAACAATTCAATAGAGGATATCCATGCATTTGCAATCCGGAGCCTAGCAGAACTGACTGCCTGCTCAATTGAACTTTTTCACAAAACAGCGGCTCTGGTTCTACATGGCCGGAAACAGGAAGTAACAACCATAGAAAGGAGCAGAGCCCTTTGCCAGCTAACAGTTTTGTTGTGTAAAGAATTGTCCTGTCTGTCTAAAGAGTTCACCACCTGCCTAACAACTGCTGGGGTTAAGGAAAAGGCTGACGTCCTTAATCCATTAATCACTGCAGTATTTCTAGAGGCATCAAACAGTGCTTCCTACATTCAGGATGCCTTTCAGCTACTTTTACCTGTATTGGAGATCTCATTTATTGAGAACAAGACTGAATTACCAGAGGCATGAGCTTCATGTCCAGAGGCCTTTGTCCGAACATTGAGGAACAGAGAAGATTATACCTGAGACTTGTGATGGTTGAGAAATGCCACTCACTTCTGGATAGCCCTGCAGAAGTGAGGGAGAAAGGTTATTTTAGTATATAAAAATCCTGGCAGGAGAGCAGATATGAAGGAAGTTTGTTGTCTTCACTGCTTGACTGAAGTATTCAGGTCCTCACACTGCTCTTCCCAGTtgttataattaataaattatttgaaaagaaactttTATAGACAGTTCAAAAATAATAGCTCTAGGTGAAAGTTAATGGGATACTCAGGCAAAGATATTGATCTTTCTTTGACAATATGTGAAACTCTAAAATTTTTGTCATGGATGTCGTTTTATAGTCCATGGATATAATTGGTTGTtaagcaagaggaaaagaaattaaaaaaaaaaaaagaggaaaaggaattcaGTATTTTGGAATTCATGTGCTTGATCTGTTAatgccattttctttctcctttctataATAAAATCTGTGGCTTTTAAGAAAACTGAGTATGTATAAACTCCATAGTGATTGCCCTTTATTACATGGATTTTTGGAATTGGTTAGAAAATTACCTCTACTCTTTAATTCTCAGTAGATATGTGCCATTGAGGAGAAGCTTATAGAATATACCTACCTATAGCCACATTAATTAACTATAGCCAAGTGTCCTTTGACTTCAAGTTGCTCTCATATCCCACAATGGTAAGCTTCAAGTTGTTGTTGACTCCCACTCTACCGGAttcaagacaaagaaatgcaatTTGGAGAAACAGTTTCATGTTTGTAGATATTCTGAGTTTGTAGGATGTTTTTCATGCATACCCTATATGCAGGATGAATTCTGTAATAGCCAGCTCCAAAGGAGGGTTGAAGCTCTTTCAGCGATGGAGATTTTGTTACTTGAATATTGTTGAAGTGGATTGTAGAATCCCATGAAAATGATGTTCATGTATGATAGGATTACAcagtatatttttcttcattcttttttgtttcttttaatgtattctttagcatgtttataaatataacttttatccTTTAGATTCTAAgccttcttttgctttcttcagcAATTTAAAAGATTTATAGGTCCTAACAGCTATTTTGGTatccactctttaaaaaaaaaagttctccaaCTAGGTGGTTTTTA
The sequence above is a segment of the Cervus elaphus chromosome 25, mCerEla1.1, whole genome shotgun sequence genome. Coding sequences within it:
- the LOC122683512 gene encoding LOW QUALITY PROTEIN: protein FAM114A2-like (The sequence of the model RefSeq protein was modified relative to this genomic sequence to represent the inferred CDS: deleted 1 base in 1 codon) — its product is MLWGNKALTPKLLSLRTLELTLCNKKSCGSEQLLGEGETNAKENGNSSPMSGPFGVFSTISTAVQSTGKSVISGGLDALEFIGKKTMDVIAEGDPGFKRTKGLMNRTSTLSQVLREAKEKEELWTSNEVTMETDKKTHYGLLFDEFQGLSHLEALEMLSRESEIKVKSILNSLSGEELETLKLELEQLKEAFSLAEFCEEEEEEKKGDEDFTKEITELFSQLHVSSKPEKLARARNTAYEWIRTSLAKPLEEKEEGERQLEAESTEQINNNSIEDIHAFAIRSLAELTACSIELFHKTAALVLHGRKQEVTTIERSRALCQLTVLLCKELSCLSKEFTTCLTTAGVKEKADVLNPLITAVFLEASNSASYIQDAFQLLLPVLEISFIENKTEYQRHELHVQRPLSEH